From the genome of Candidatus Dadabacteria bacterium, one region includes:
- the ispG gene encoding flavodoxin-dependent (E)-4-hydroxy-3-methylbut-2-enyl-diphosphate synthase: protein MSDNLRRISRKIRIGKVEVGGGAPVSVQSMTKTDTRDVAATVAEIRRLEDAGCDIVRLAVPDEDAARALGEIKKRTSIPLVSDIHFDYKLALTAINAGVDAMRINPGNIGSKPKIKQVADACADRGIPIRIGVNSGSLEKDILKKHGSPTAAALVESALRHAAILEDLDFRDIKISVKSTDVVRMIEAYEAIARQTDYPLHLGVTEAGTVKTGTVKSAVGIGALLARGIGDTIRVSLTGDPAEEVAVGDSILKSVGMRKSGVEIISCPGCGRLEIDLMKLVNDVEKRTGAMDLKKPVKVAILGCVVNGPGEAGDADIGIAGGRGKGMLYKNGKLVRSFKESQIVDELVKEIGTYAKAAV from the coding sequence TTGTCTGACAATTTGCGCAGAATTTCCCGAAAAATCAGGATAGGAAAAGTTGAGGTGGGCGGCGGCGCTCCCGTTTCCGTTCAATCCATGACCAAGACCGACACGCGGGACGTGGCGGCAACGGTCGCTGAAATCAGGCGTCTGGAAGATGCCGGTTGCGACATTGTGCGCCTTGCCGTTCCCGATGAAGACGCCGCCCGCGCGCTCGGTGAAATCAAAAAACGGACATCAATCCCGCTCGTTTCAGACATTCACTTTGACTACAAACTTGCGCTCACGGCAATAAACGCCGGCGTTGACGCAATGAGAATCAACCCCGGAAACATCGGCTCAAAGCCGAAGATCAAACAGGTTGCGGACGCGTGCGCGGACAGGGGAATCCCCATAAGAATCGGCGTTAACTCCGGCTCGCTTGAAAAAGACATACTCAAAAAACACGGCTCGCCCACCGCGGCTGCCCTTGTGGAAAGCGCGCTCCGGCACGCGGCAATTCTTGAAGACCTTGATTTCCGCGACATCAAAATCTCGGTGAAGTCAACCGATGTTGTGCGGATGATAGAGGCGTATGAGGCAATCGCGCGGCAGACCGACTACCCCCTGCACCTCGGAGTTACCGAGGCCGGAACGGTGAAGACGGGAACGGTAAAATCCGCCGTGGGAATAGGAGCGCTGCTCGCGCGCGGCATCGGAGACACAATACGGGTCTCGCTCACGGGCGACCCCGCTGAAGAGGTGGCGGTGGGCGACAGCATTCTCAAATCCGTCGGGATGAGAAAAAGCGGCGTTGAAATCATATCGTGCCCCGGTTGCGGGCGGCTTGAAATAGACCTTATGAAACTGGTGAATGACGTGGAGAAGCGCACCGGAGCAATGGATTTGAAAAAGCCGGTAAAGGTTGCCATTTTAGGTTGCGTGGTCAACGGGCCCGGCGAGGCGGGGGATGCGGACATCGGCATTGCGGGCGGCAGGGGCAAGGGAATGCTCTACAAAAACGGCAAACTGGTTCGCTCGTTCAAAGAGTCTCAGATAGTTGACGAACTGGTCAAAGAGATTGGCACATACGCGAAAGCGGCGGTCTGA
- the tsaB gene encoding tRNA (adenosine(37)-N6)-threonylcarbamoyltransferase complex dimerization subunit type 1 TsaB, with translation MKVLAIESSTPCGNVAIADGEKTLVARRLTRNAEELASSVDEILAETSTPKSAVGLVAVSAGPGFFTSLKVGAAAAKAFAFALDIPIAPVPSLEILAAGADCPAPCSVCAAIDARSGLFFWARFEKRGETLKRVSEDALATAGELAAIAAKLKAEAGTDGFMAALQESGGRGAAAKPPSPVFTVLRAEASVCAALGTRLLKLGKTETASSFSPRYLRDDLYRA, from the coding sequence ATGAAAGTTCTGGCGATTGAGTCGTCAACCCCCTGCGGAAATGTGGCGATTGCGGACGGGGAAAAAACCCTCGTCGCCCGCCGCCTGACAAGAAACGCCGAGGAACTCGCCTCATCGGTGGACGAAATCCTCGCGGAAACATCAACCCCGAAAAGCGCCGTAGGTCTTGTGGCGGTCTCGGCGGGACCGGGGTTTTTCACATCCCTCAAGGTGGGCGCGGCGGCGGCAAAGGCGTTTGCGTTTGCGCTGGACATTCCAATCGCGCCCGTCCCCTCGCTTGAAATCCTCGCGGCGGGAGCGGACTGCCCCGCCCCGTGCTCGGTTTGCGCGGCGATAGACGCAAGGAGCGGCCTGTTTTTCTGGGCGCGGTTTGAAAAGCGGGGCGAAACCCTCAAGAGGGTGTCCGAAGACGCGCTTGCGACTGCGGGCGAACTTGCCGCGATTGCGGCGAAATTAAAGGCGGAGGCGGGAACAGACGGCTTCATGGCGGCGCTTCAGGAGTCCGGAGGGCGGGGGGCCGCCGCCAAACCGCCCTCTCCCGTGTTCACCGTTCTGCGGGCGGAGGCGTCCGTCTGCGCGGCTCTGGGAACAAGGCTTCTGAAACTGGGGAAGACCGAAACCGCCTCCTCTTTTTCCCCCCGCTACCTGAGGGACGACCTTTACCGCGCTTGA